A single genomic interval of Helianthus annuus cultivar XRQ/B chromosome 13, HanXRQr2.0-SUNRISE, whole genome shotgun sequence harbors:
- the LOC118485563 gene encoding protein TRM32-like, producing MAKRSKRRQRQQNKDHAGCMWGLISMFDFRHGQTTRRLLSDRSIMTKDIDAAEANKLMSSEERHVNIENVIESEKPTHDVVKTSVKELMEEEMVSEQDSANQTDGDEVEKTLCINCQNSSQKASKYSDLEALMKEIVLIYQRKNNDDLDEGRNHTFTIVEEKLTAAVEVFMNEKSSEKSTDKTEHSKDLIDTFQMLSSNKELFLKLLQDQASITANEDQKSKSTEKSNRSENKLKPDIPLTRKHRNFFFRRSKSQESMPISRIVILKPNSLENQFKVENEVHSERFSSHFSFMEIKKRLRNAIGKDLKPGGNEKTVGEGSKGWSSPNRNHFYIEKFTKRIERDSKLKESEIKQRENDENNENLGSSRHISNIYTEAKKHLSEILTGGDEDADLTMEDVPKTLGKILSFSDYNSVSPVVSPRKENHRDLVNESQPCVVSVDLEDEPKAPDEVSSSSVVVDMSPEGVLEIEKAENREEMAVLDDSCEPCSPSERTDKIVDVSDEERSPKCLKLDSPEENEFSSPNGLSHSHMVEEPESSASDKTERPSPVSVLEPLFSDNEVSPASTNFRPVEYALQPLRIRFEDQELCTRNCAENEESAFEYVEAVLLASDLNWDEFEKRWLSSMQILDSSLFEEVAIFSSRPSYDQRLMFDSTNEVLEEICDCYLEFFRQLSFIKQKIRPVPKGANLINEVWERIELHLKDNYPLSLDQLVKKDLEISRTWMDLSSDSREIVFEIDESIFDDMVEDTLLSLVNDRVDNET from the exons ATGGCAAAGAGATCGAAAAGGCGCCAAAGACAACAAAATAAAGATCATGCAGGTTGTATGTGGGGATTGATTAGCATGTTTGACTTCCGCCATGGTCAAACCACTAGAAGACTGCTTTCGGATAGAAGCATAATGACCAAAGATATTGACG CTGCAGAAGCGAATAAGCTCATGAGTTCCGAAGAAAGGCACGTAAACATTGAG AATGTTATCGAAAGTGAGAAACCGACACATGACGTCGTTAAGACAAGTGTGAAGGAACTCATGGAAGAAGAGATGGTCAGTGAGCAAGATTCCGCAAACCAAACCGATGGCGACGAAGTCGAAAAAACACTCTGTATTAACTGTCAAAACTCATCGCAAAAAGCGTCGAAATATagtgatcttgaagctctaatgAAAGAGATCGTGCTGATTTATCAGAGAAAGAACAACGATGATCTTGACGAAGGGCGAAACCATACGTTCACCATTGTCGAAGAAAAACTGACTGCGGCAGTTGAAGTGTTCATGAATGAAAAATCAAGCGAGAAAAGCACGGACAAAACCGAACACTCGAAAGATCTCATCGACACATTTCAGATGTTAAGTTCTAACAAAGAATTGTTCTTGAAACTTCTTCAAGATCAAGCTTCAATTACAGCAAATGAagaccaaaagtcaaagtcaacggaAAAGTCAAACCGGTCAGAAAACAAGCTGAAACCGGACATACCCTTGACTCGAAAACACCGAAACTTTTTCTTCAGAAGGAGCAAGTCACAGGAAAGTATGCCGATAAGCAGGATTGTAATATTGAAGCCGAATTCTCTCGAAAATCAATTCAAAGTGGAAAACGAAGTTCATAGTGAAAGATTTTCGTCCCATTTTTCATTCATGGAAATTAAAAAAAGACTTCGAAACGCTATCGGAAAAGACTTAAAACCGGGAGGTAACGAAAAAACAGTTGGTGAAGGAAGTAAAGGATGGAGTTCTCCGAATAGAAACCATTTTTACATCGAAAAGTTTACGAAAAGGATAGAAAGGGATTCAAAGTTAAAAGAATCCGAAATAAAACAAAGAGAGAACGATGAAAACAACGAAAACCTCGGTTCCAGTCGTCATATATCTAACATTTACACCGAAGCCAAGAAACATTTATCGGAGATACTAACTGGTGGCGATGAAGATGCAGATTTGACGATGGAAGACGTACCGAAAACTTTAGGGAAGATTCTCTCGTTTTCAGATTACAATTCTGTTTCTCCGGTTGTTAGTCCTAGAAAAGAAAACCATCGTGATTTGGTCAACGAGAGTCAACCATGCGTGGTTAGTGTGGATCTTGAAGACGAACCGAAAGCTCCTGATGAAGTTTCGTCGTCTTCTGTGGTGGTAGATATGAGTCCTGAAG GAGTGTTAGAGATAGAAAAAGCAGAAAACCGAGAAGAAATGGCAGTCTTGGATGATTCTTGTGAACCATGCAGCCCTTCAGAACGAACGGATAAGATTGTTGATGTATCGGATGAAGAAAGATCTCCCAAATGCTTGAAATTG GATTCACCTGAAGAAAATGAGTTTTCTTCTCCAAATGGGCTTTCACATTCGCACATGGTCGAAGAACCCGAGAGTAGTGCCAGTGATAAAACCGAGAGACCTAGTCCTGTATCTGTTCTCGAGCCACTATTTTCGGACAATGAAGTTAGCCCTGCAAGTACCAACTTTCGACCCG TCGAATACGCGCTTCAACCACTCCGCATTCGATTCGAAGATCAAGAATTATGTACAAGAAACTGTGCGGAAAACGAAGAGTCCGCATTCGAATACGTTGAAGCAGTGCTACTAGCTTCCGATCTCAACTGGGATGAATTCGAAAAAAGATGGCTTTCATCTATGCAAATACTCGATTCGTCACTATTTGAAGAAGTAGCAATCTTTTCAAGCCGGCCCTCTTACGATCAACGGCTCATGTTTGACTCCACTAATGAAGTTCTCGAAGAGATATGCGATTGTTACCTTGAATTCTTTCGTCAACTATCGTTCATCAAACAGAAAATTCGACCTGTCCCTAAAGGCGCGAATCTGATAAACGAAGTATGGGAAAGAATAGAATTACATTTGAAAGATAACTATCCTCTTTCTTTGGATCAACTTGTAAAGAAAGATCTTGAAATCTCAAGAACATGGATGGATCTTAGTTCTGACTCGAGAGAAATCGTGTTTGAGATCGATGAATCAATCTTTGACGATATGGTCGAAGATACCCTCTTGAGTTTAGTCAATGATCGCGTCGATAATGAAACTTAA